GTAATTCAGTCTCGAAGATAATCTGAAACTACCTATTTCTGGAAGTGATCTCCGCCGATCCCTTTCGAGACGGATATATATTTCACTAAAGCCGACAGCCGAGATCCTGGACTTATATCCGTTGTAACTTGCTTTTGATGGGGGAgtcgcctccggcggccgggcggagcccggccgccggttgtgctcgcttcgcgagcgctTGGAACCAACGATTGTGCATGTTTTAGGGGTGTTGGCGGTTGTCTGAGTGAGATGTCAGGTGTACGTAGTTCCACTCTGAAGTCCTCTACCATGCGgctaatatttttgtctttCGGAGATAGATAAGGACGTGTGAAATAGCAATATAATGAGATTACTATATAGTTAATTGTGAGATTTTTACCCCGGCAAAGGCACGTGGTATTCGTAGTTTATATCGTGGTGTAAATATCATCTCTTAGAAGAAGCATTGAAGAAAGTAGAGTATAACTAGACTTCAAAGCTGGGTCTGCCAAACGCCAGTAGTAACTGTCTTTCATGTTTTTAGGCTGTCGGTCTTAAAACTGAGCCTCAAGAGGTACTAATTTCCTTAATTCCCAGTATAAATTCGAATTATAGCCTCGGTATCATAGCATCAGAAAGTCCACTAAATTTGCTCACGTGATTAATATATGCGATTCAGGATCCGCACGGCAGAGCTTAATTGTTCCCCCTGAGATCTCCATTTGTGGCGGTCGATGGTCAACAGGTTCGTGATTCACATAAATAAAACGAGTCCAAATGGTTCACCATGTTTCTAGCCTTTTCAACTATCGTTTTAAGTCCGATGACATTGCTATACCGGTTCCGTGTTATGGGAAACTGGAGGTTGGTCATTTGATTTTCGACCCATaattttggtggtggttgcACATATAATGACTGGGAACTCCCAgttccttctcttcttcttctttttttcttctcgtCTGTTAGAACAACTCTGCCTGCTAAGTTTGCACACCAGTATTGTTTCAAGATCTTTTTTAACCAGCGTTTTTCAACAattgtttttatttccaCCTGttttattgaaaagatGGGTTCTTTGGGTCAACTTGACTCTGATTTTTGCTTCCCTCCTGAGCAGGGTGAGCTTGACCGTTATGAATCTTCTTTGAGCTCTTCTGAGTCTGGTGACAGTGACGAAGAGGAATTGGATTTGAACCTCTACTTTGAACGTTCTCCTGCCGTTATCCGTGCTTTGGAAAAGTTTGATCAGTTCATGGCTGAGAACCCCAATCACAAGTTCTCCCACCGCCCCGCCAGACTCTCTGCCTTTGATTATCACCAGGATTTTATTCCTTCTCATTGCCCCGTTGATTCTGACGTTACTGTTGAATCAATTGAGACTTTGGATATTTCTGAGGATTGCGATGATTTTAATTTGGAGAATAAACCCATTGACATTGAggaagatggtgatgatacCGCCTCAATCTACTCGGATGACTTTGAGTCCGACGAAGATGAGTGTCCTCACTGGCCAGTTTACAGTGTTTCGGACTACattgatttgattaatCCAGATGGAGGAAACCCATACGAGATTTCAACCGAGTTATTGGATACTTCTGAGGCAGTCATTGAGTCTTCAGATGTCGAGCCAACCACTTCTGGCGATGACACTTTGGTGGATTCCACCGACGATGAACTTCCTGCTCCTTCTTTTGAGACTACTTCATCCGGCATCTCTGTTCTTGAGAAGCTTGCCAAATTTGAGCGATCTTATCGCGATATTGTTGCGAGAATCCCTTATCCCGCAAACCAAGCCTTTGCCAGAACAGattctgctgttgacaATCTTGTTTCCAAAGTCACTTCCATTGAGAAGACCTGTCAGGCACTTGATGCTGAGGAACCCCATGCTGAGTCTCTGGTCGAGGCAGGAAAACCATTGTCATGGCCTGAGGACGACACCTCTTATTTTGTTCCTGACATCATTGAAAATTTGGACATCCCTATTATCGACGTAACTGATGACAAGGGGTCATTTTTGAAACAGAAGCTGAAATCCAAAGTCAGCTCTCTTAAAAGAAAGTTTGCAATTCATAAGCGGGCTCCTATTTCCAAGTCTGCTCTTATGTTCAAGGGAATCCAAACAGCAATTTATGCTAATCCTCGATTGATTGATCCCGAGGTCACCCTCCCCTATGTGATGATGGGACTTAAGAAATACCGCCTTGGCGACGGATCTATTATTGACGTTCATTCACCATTGGTTTACGACAACATTCGTACACTTTGTGGAATCTCACATCGAGAGCTTTTGAATTCCTTTATGGATTCTGATCTGGTCAACTCCCATTCGTATGGAGGCAGATTGGTCACTCCTGATGCCAAGTACATCATTAAGACCATTCAATGCAAAGAGCATAAACTCATGGGTAGTTACGAGTTCTTGGACGAGTATTATTATCGTGTCAAGGAGAATCCCACCACTCAGCTCCCATTCTACCTTGGTCATTACACCATTCACATTGATGGCAAGGAGACTCATTTTGTTATCATGAAGAATATGGATCATTTGAATCCCAATGGTTCTATCTCTGTGGAGAGAGACGAGCGAGATAAGTTCATGACTCAGCTCAGAAAAGATGTCGAcctgttgaagaagcatGGCATTACCAATTATTCATTGATGGTTGGACTTGAGTGTGACCCTCATACTGGCGAACAACGACCTGTTACAGGTATGATTGATACCCTTTGCCCGTTTAGTCGGCGCAAGAGAGTGGAGAGTAATATCAGACGACTATTATCTGATAACTCCACTATGGAAGTTGTTCCCCCTCACCAGTATGGAATGGAGTTCCTTAATTTCATTCAATCTGCCTTGGTCTCTGGACTTGGCGGGTCAGTGGTCACACGTTGTTAAGTTCATTCCTTCATGCTGTGCGGGTCGCTGGTCGGTCAGCATTGTAGAGGCTATTATTGCCTTGTCTGTCAGTTCCCTGTTTCTTCGAGGGACCAATATTGGCAAAGACTATTAGTTCAGGGTGAGActatctttttctttgatagTCGACCAACCGAATTTTCAAGGCGGTCTTCAGACACACTTGTCATGGTTTCACCTTTGGTTCTATTGGATTGGATCTCGTTTAGATTTCCCTTCGATTGGCGAGATTCAGTCGGCGGCATCCCGAGTCCTGACTGATATATACCGTCATTTCATTGGTTTCTGGTCTCAAGTCTCGCTACTCAGTCATTGTCCCTTGTTGTTCACTACATCCGTCGCCTCGCACACCGCGAGCAGCTGACCCTTTAGATCGTTCGACTACGGTAGAGCTGGCTCCTTGCCAGCCTACTCCTGGACATTCTCGACTCCGTCCAATTACGGCGCTTCCTTagcgacattttggaaCTGGATTTCGAAGCTCACAATTTTCATGGACGGACAACGACTACAAGCAGACTTGAGACCTTAGGTGATCACATTTTTATTCCTAACCTGACCAATGGACCCTTAATAGTACCACCCTACTATGACTTGGACACTGATCTCCAATTTTAGGATTCAGAGGCTCGACAAATCAATCTAATGGACTagttgattttgttctAATGGGATTTCTTGTATTGATTGAGAGATCCTTCACTTGTTAAGGAACTGGCGGACAAGTATAGAAGAACAGAAGCTAGGCCGGCTAGTGGTACCCGCACACTTGATTGATTTGAGCTTAATAGcctattattatttcttacctgttgttgttgttgttaacTTTATTGTACTCGCACAAGTTGAACTCTGtctttattaatattattaatttttttgtaattTTCGAAAACTTTCTAATCACCGAATCCTTCGGTTCTAGTAATTGACTACAATCAAACTAATTAATTATGACACATATATATTAACAAGTCAAAATGCTTATGTAGCTTATACCATAATTCAAATGCCAATACCCACCAGGTGTTCATAACTTTAGGTGTTAATAACTTTTTTACATAGCAAATGGTGTTTGACAAAAGTTTATGGCTGTGATTAGTAGCAATAGATTTATTAGAAGAGCGGGATATATGTACTGGTAGTAGTATTTTTATTCGCTACATGCTTGATGTCTAGTACTGAATATCAACTTTTTAGAGAGGATCACGGGAGTTGATAATTGTGTAGCCATGGTCTAACTGAGATCTGTCTCGCAGAGTTCCCATAAATACACTTGGCCTGGTTAGTGGAGTATTATAGATTTTTGGCAAGGCGAATCTATTGGCATCCTCTGgaattaaataaaaaaaaatatatcgaGATTTATGTtggttatttattattttcacatCTGGTTACTGAAGTACGAGCAAGGTCCACATGCCTCAGTACCCAACATCTAAAAAATCGaatcaaaaaaagttgaaaaaaatcTCATCTGAGCTTAGCAGAATTGTCTCATTTATATACAGAATCCACTTTCGTCTTTAGAGCAAACGATTCTATTAAATAACGAGCCAGCCAGCATCACCCTTTACCCCTGAGGACCCAGTCAGAGTCGAACCCGCCAGcgcgctcgcgaagcgagcacaaccaggtccgggcggagcccggccgccggaggcatggccCGGGTCTCGAGAGGTGCAGCAGCACGCGGTTAAGCGCATGAGCGAGCCCGAGTGCTCCACATTTCGGATGCGTCGTAAGTGCGGGACAAAACGCGGACAGACTCATATATGAAAAACGCCAGAATCGTCAGGCTTTTTTTAAAGTTTTTACAGCAGTTTTGACAGCACTGAAGACACAAACTGGTTTTGGGTTGAAATAAAAAGTGAATTGGCGTGCTACTAAGCGGAAACGACACGGATTTCGGATTGAAACTAGAAGAACTGGTAGAAGGAGAACCGGTTGTCGCAGTTGAGTCGAGAGCCGTGGCTCGATCTGCTATTTACGTTGGAGAAAACTGGGGTTTATTATCCAGTTTTTGATTCACGCCGTTCAAATTCGAAAAGTTATTATCGAGTTGATAGTTACGAGGTATGTATGAAGTGGCAaggattatttttttatggAGATAATTGGTTGATTGGCGTTGGCTGATGCTGTTATGAGAGATGGGGTTTGTAGATGAGGTACTCAGAAGTTGATAGATCAGATCACTGGTTGTGGATGATTAATGGAACTTATATTAACATAAATAGATAGATTTAAAAAGCTGTTTGCTTATTatagtttgttttttgtatCGATCCAGTAGCATCCGGCGCATGTTCAGGTCgttattgattttgacagTTGGTGTACCGCAGCAGATTCAGTCTTGTAATAATCAACATAGATCCAGATCTCAGTGTGGTTCCGGCTAATACAAATTAGGATTTTTCGGGATTCGGGATCTGGGTTCTGCTGATTTGGTTCTGCTATTgagttttggtttgtttttccGGTGTTGATTCCACACTATAGCAAACTCTATTTCAACGTTGATCAACAACTTTCAGATTAAAATTTCAGTTTCGAAATCTTGATTTCAGTTTTGCCTAACGCCTTCCAAATTTCAGTATTATCGCTATTACTATTGTATATTGTTGGCGAAAAGTGTGAACTGTGTATAGTGGGTTCGTCAATTGTGTAGTAGGATCGTGTCATGTCTCATTATCATCCTCAGTATCCACCTCAGCCACAGGCTCAGGCTCAAGCCCTACAGTCACATGGTGGTGCTCGTCAAGGTTCTGCTAGACCGCctaatataaatactggTTATTATCCACCTCAGCCTGGATATGGCGGTCAACAGCATCCACATCCTTCTCAACcgcaccagcatcagcatcaccagcctcaacaacagccacaaccTGGCTactctggttctggaaATGGAGCATATCCTCCAATAAAAGGCAGTGGTGCGACTGGGGCTGTTGGAATGGGCGGTGGAGGTGCATATCCCACTAATCCTCCACTCAAGAGCCCGACTGAAGTCCCATTAAAAAGTCCAATTGGTGGATTTCCAGGGAGACCCAGCGGGTCTCCTCATAGCCAGGGTCATGCCAGTCAGGGCTATAGGCAACCAGCACCTGCTAATAGTCACGGCCAGACATCTAACTCACACTGGAGACCACCACAGCCTGGCTATGGGGCTTCACCTCAAGGATATCCACAGAATGGGCAATATGGTCAACAGGGTTATCCAACCTCGCAGGGGTCGAGAAATCAAATACCTCATGCTTCCAGTagccagcagctggagttTCCGCCTCCTCGAAGACCACAAATACAAAAGTCACATTCTTCGCACGGTCTTGGCACTCATGCCTCGTCTTCTCAACCACAAGGTTATcctcaagctcaacaggGTTATCAGTACCAACAAGCGCCAAAATCACAGGCTCCGACCAGTCAGCCATACCCGGGTCAACAACCTCGACAAGGGCATCAATCGCCTCAAAGACAGGGACAACCACAGGGACATTCGCAAGGTCATCCACAGAGTCATCCACAGTATGACCAACAACCTGCACCACAACAGGACTATCAGAATGGTCAATACCAGCAGACTCAGTATGAGAAGGGCTACTCTCAGCCACCACAGGGTCAATATAGTCAGTACCCACAAGGTCAATCACAACCAGCTCCAGCCCAATATAATCAGCAACCTCAtgctgctcctcctccacaAACCCAGCAGCAACGTCCTAATAGCGGATCAAGACAACCAACTTCAGCGTCTAATGGGTACCGTGGAGAGCCAAATATGATCCCTGGATCAATGGGACCGGGACCTGGTCCATATGGCCGGTCTCAGACATCCAATCCCAGTGGTGGAAGATACTCGGCATCACAACCGGAGTTATCAGATCGTCGTATGAATCCACCAGTTGCAGCCAATCCTCACTACTCACCAGACACTAGCCACAGTAGTTTGGTTTCGCCTCAAAGATCAGCTTCCCCAGCTGGTGGTTATGCCAGACCCGGTCCACAACCTAGACATAGATCAGCTGGTGGTCCTAGTGGACATCCCAATGGACCTGGAGTTGGTAGTTCAGGTGTGCATGATGGACCAGGAGGAAGGTCATACTCCACTCCAGCTGTACACAGCCCATATAACCAGGGTTATAATGACTACCCATCGGAAAGCTACCAGAACGAGGCTTATCCAGTTGAAGCTACAAACATCCAACGAAATCAGGTTGAATACTCTCAACCACCAGTGGATGAAAGATCTCTGAAAAGCCCTACCAGCCCTACTTTCTACCAGGCTCCTGGTAATAAAGCTGCTAACATCTCAACCAACAAGATCCCTCCTGCCTCAACAATAGGAATCTCACCTATCTCACCTTTGGCAGCTGAATATCGAAAAGAACTGCCAGAGTCGCCTATCCAACTctatgatgatggtgacaTGTATTCATCTATCcacacaccaccacctcctagTGATAACGACCCATCCAGTCCATTCGCTGCTAGAGCTATAGCTGATACTGATACCAGTTCACCAGCGGAAACTGCTGATGTTCTTAATATGTATCTTGAGGACGAAAATAGCTATCTGCCGGGAAATTCTCAGGATCCTGCTAGGTCTCAGGCACGAGGATACCAAGGATCGGATCAAAGTGTTCCTCCAATGGTACCTCCTCACCAAACACCAGTCACCAGGCAACCTAAACAACCACAAGGACAGTCTCAAAGAAACATGAACGGAGTAAACAGTAATGTACGACCACCACCTGTAACAGTAGCCTCCCAGCACTCTACACAACGAGCAGTAACAGATGCTGGAGctcatcaacaccagtaCAGCAGCTCATCCCATCATTCCTCTGGTTCTTCAACTGGTCAAGCCGAGTCGtccaaaccaccaccagtaagACAATATGGCACTCAGCCAGCAGTGGACCCACTGAATGAAGTTCCTCCAAACGCCAAACCCAAGGTCCTGACTGTAGAAGAGTTTGAAAGGATCCGGAAACTGGCCAAACTGCATAATAACGATCCAGCTCTTCAACTCGAATTTGCCAAGAAATTGGTAGAAGCCAGTCAAAAGCTGACTCGTGAGTATTCCGACTCCAACACTGTTGCCAAACCAAATACCCGAGTCGACTCCAAGACCGAGAGACGTAATCGTGAAAACTGGATGAACCAAGCTTACAAAATAGTCAAAAAACTCAGTGGTAATCCAtatgctgatgctgttttCTACCTAGCTTCTAATTACAGTTCAGGAGGACTTGGTCTGGAAACAGATCATGAAAAGGCATATGAACTGTATATGAAAGCAGCCAAACTAGAACAAGCTGAAGCAGCCTACCGAGTGGCCGTTTGTAACGAAATCGGAGCAGGAACCAAGCGTGATCCCGTCAAGGCTGTTATGTGGTATAAGAAAGCAGCTCAAATGGGCGATGTGTCTGCTATGTATAAACTAGGAATGATCAGTCTGAATGGGCTTCTTGGTCAGTCTAAAAGTCTTATGGAAGCAGTCACCTGGCTTCAGCGAGCAGCAGATAAAGCCGATGCCGAAAACCCACATGCGGTTCATGAGCTAGGATTATTATATGAACGAGCCGATTCATACATCAACGATTCGATGAACGATCTCGGTACTTCTACAATGCTACTCAAAGATGACCACAAAGCCTTTGAGCTGTTTGTGAAAGCTGCTAAACTAGGGTACCCACCGTCACAATTCCGACTGGGCTGTTGTTACGAATACGGAACGCTAGGATGTCCTATCGATCCCAAACGAAGTATTGCCTGGTACAGTCGAGCTGCTGAGAAGGGTGAACCTGAAAGCGAGCTGGCTCTTTCCGGCTGGTACCTGACAGGATCCGAGGGCATTCTCCAACAATCGGACACCGAAGCGTACCTCTGGGCACGAAAAGCCGCAGAAAAGGGTCTTGCCAAAGCCGAGTACGCACTCGGATACTTCTCGGAAGTGGGAATCGGAGTCAAAGTCGACCGCGACGAGGCCAAGAAATGGTACTACAAAGCAGCCGCTCAAAAACACCCAAAAGCGCTCAGCAAAATCCAGGAACTTCGTTAATGAATCATACATTTTTTTGACCGGGtacatgcctccggcggctggggctccgccccagaccccgctgctcctctcgcttcgctcgagtcgtagCGTCGGGGGCCAGGCCGACAGTAGAAGAGGGACAATTGCTCCTGGCAGGGGTCATTTCCCGTCGAAACTCAGCCCTAGAAACCGTAGGGGACTCCCcaaaaccgactcgagcgaagcgagaggagcaaccagggtctggggcggagccccagccgccggaggctgacCCCTCAGTCACCAGAACCGAACCCCCGCTTCACCAGTCCCGTGTCGGGCGGGGGTAGTCCCTGCAGAGGAGGCGGCTCCGAATATTGCCGTTTTGGGCGGCAATTACCCGGAGCGAACGGTGCGTGTTAGGTTTTGACACGcgtgaaatttcagattCGGGGTGCGGCTGAGATGTGATCGGGGATTTTAGTGAGGATCTGCTGGAGTTTGTTCATGTCTTCCTTCACGTTCTATTAGTACAGGTAAGAGCTCGATTTACAACTCGTGCTTTGGAAAACAGGAATCCCCTTGTATTTGGTATGTAAAAAAATCAGATGGGAAGAGCGCCAAAAAGTGTTTGAAGCTGTTTTTGAACCGATTGTCCTGTCCCTGCTTGGGTTTCATCGATGTTTGTCATGTCCAGCATCGGGACTTAGTCCAGTAGTTACTGTAAGGTAACTGGTTTTGTCATGACAGTGGCAATGAATTCAGCACATGAATGAGAGAATTTTGTAGTTGCTCGTTAGTTGCTACCGTTTTTTGTCATAGATTGGCAGTTAATTTTACTGTTGAACGACTTTCAACAGTCGTGAAGTGGTGTAGTTCGAGTGGCTGGGCAATTCGAACCTGCGATAATGGTTTCAATAACTCGTAGAGTCATTTGATAAAATGCAAGATCGAGAAAAATGTGACCGATTTATTTACTATGAGCCTGGTGACAAGAATGTATACAAAGTATACTGGGAATCGCAGTTCATCAACTAGACTACACTTAAGTGCTACAACACCATGTCTTCGAATCATAATCTAACCAACCAAATTTCAGTTTAGCGTATAAAAAATGTCTCACgaaggtgaagaagaactcCTCGACTATTCCGACACTGAAGAAGTCGTCAACGTCCCAGCTCCCGAGGTTGCTTCTACcgaagcagctgctgctggcgtCAACGTCAAGCAGGAGGACGGTGACAAGAAGGGTTCCTATGTTGGTATCCACTCTACTGGTTTCCGTGATTTCTTGCTGAAGCCTGAGTTGCTCAGAGCTATTGTCGATTCTGGTTTCGAGCATCCTTCTGAAGGTAATTACAAAATTTAAACAAGCACTGCATAGCGGATTATAGCTAGCAGCAATGGGTGGGTGTTAAAGCAATTGTAACATGAGACGTGTCTAAATGCCAACGTGTCAACTGATTGTGTTGTATCTCATGTTTGTGTTGCACAAGTTTTCTTGAAAGTATATTGTAGTCGTAATTAAGCTATTTATGAAGCTTAATCCGTGCTCAAATATCAGCGTGTCAAGGTCTTGTATCTGTGCCTTGTGAAAGCATtctcattatcatcattcaTAATTGTTCATGGAAAGAACCAAACGTATCAAACATTTCCAATACCAAGAATTCGAGAAAGCAGGACTATTCCCTGTTTAGTTCAACATATATACCAACTTGCCAGCAATCTCATATTTATCGCTGATATGAAATCTTCAACATGCCAACATGCTATAAAGCAAAGTATGAAAACAACGTTTTTATACGAGGTCATTTTGTGGAGGATAGGTTATTCAGTTGAAGGGAGTTGACATTAATAGTGGATAAGAACGTCATAATTGGTGGTGAATAGGGTCAATGTCAACATTTATTACACGAAACATAATAAAATGGGACAATGTGGATGAATTGCGATGCGAGATGATACGATGATATGATGATATGAGTAAGAGGAATGACATTTAGCTTAACAAAGATACGCGACACGCAAAACATGAGATACAAAGACATGAATGATACATGTTACAATTGTTTCTACAAACAACCGTTGCAGCTAGCTTGAACATTGCAAGATATAAAGCAGACGGTTTGGAACCACTGTAAAAACCATACGAACAAACAACTAACAAACTCAGTTCAACAAGTGTGTATTCCTCAATCTATTCTTGGTACTGATGTCTTGTGTCAAGCCAAGTCTGGTTTGGGTAAGACTGCCGTTTTTGTCTTGTCGACTCTTCAACAAATCGACCCTGTTGACGGCGAGGTTTCCGTTTTGGTCTTGTGTCACACTAGAGAGTTGGCTTACCAAATCAAGAACGAGTATGCTCGTTTCTCCAAGTATCTTCCTGATGTTCGTACTGCCGTTGTTTACGGAGGTACTCCCATCCAAAAGGACATTGAtcttctcaagaagaaggaagaggCTCCTCACATCATTGTTGCCACTCCCGGTAGAATGAATGCTCTTGTCAGAGACAAGCACATTCGTTTAGGTAATGTCAGAACTTTTGTTATTGATGAGTGTGACAAGGTTTTGGAAGCTGTTGATATGAGACGTGATGTCCAAGAAATCTTCCGTTCCACTCCCCACCAAAAGCAGGTTATGATGTTCTCGGCCACTCTTTCCCAAGAGATTCGTCCTATCTGTAAGAGATTCATGCAAAATCCTTTGGAGATTTACGTCGATGATGAGACCAAGTTGACTCTTCACGGTTTGCAACAGTACTATGTCAAGCTtgaagagaaggagaagaaccGTAAGCTCAACGATTTGCTCGATAACCTCGAGTTCAACCAGGTTATTATCTTTGTCAAGTCGACCCACCGTGCCAACGAGCTCAACAAGTTGCTTAATGAGTGTAGTTTCCCTAGTATTGCTGTCCACAGTGGTATTCCTCAAGAAGAGCGTATCCTCCGTTATAAGTCATTCAAGGAGTTCAACAAGCGTATCTGTGTCTCTACCGATGTTTTCGGTCGTGGTATCGATATTGAGCGTATTAACTTGGCTATCAACTACGACCTTCCTCCTGAGGCTGATCAGTACCTCCACCGTGTTGGTCGTGCTGGTCGTTTCGGTACCAAGGGTCTCGCTGTTTCATTTGTTTCTTCTGAAGAGGATACTAAGGTCCTTGAGAAGATTCAAGAGCGTTTCGAGGTTAACATTGCTCCTTTCCCTGAGGAGGGTGTTGATCCTTCCACCTACATGAACACCTAAGCGACATGTAAAATTGGACAGGCTTCTACAAAAGCAAGCAATTCTGCtaaattatatatatattattattggttCTTAACCGTATCTCTGTATTTCTATAAAAATGAATCGATACGATGGTAATTGTACGGGTTGGATGAGTTGACCGGTGAAAGTGAACGGGTCTTGGGCTCTGCCCAAAGTCGTTATTCAATATTCGAGTTTACTGGGTGGTAGTAAAAATATCATTAATTTACAGAGTTCATGCCGTTTTTGATGCGTCTGGGCTATCAGTAGAACTAATAGTATCGactggttttgtttcaCGACGGATTTTTTCACTCAGAGCTGCACTGAGTTTGAACTCGGGATTGTTGCTCTTTGAAAGTTTCCTGAGTTGGTTCCAGTCTGATACCCGTTGCTTTTTCAATGAAGCAGATGCTTCGGCTTGTCCACATGGAACAAAGTCTACACTTTCAATCATAAAACTGACGCCATCATGAGATGCCAACCATGTTCTTGAATTGAATCCGTACCGGTATGAGCCTTGGTAGCGTTCCAGTCTGGGGAGAATTCTAATGGAAGCAATGCAATCAGTTAATGGCGAGATTGATTCATCAACCACCGTCGTGACTAATGGGTCTGGTAGCTTGAGGTGACCATTGTGATACAGAGCTGCTACAATATCCGAGTCATCTGTATAGATATCAGTTCCCCACAGCCTGCGCTCTGGAATAGCAAGATTCGTCTGGTGATTAAGGAAGCGACGAGGAATTCGAATTTG
The Sugiyamaella lignohabitans strain CBS 10342 chromosome A, complete sequence genome window above contains:
- a CDS encoding phosphatidylinositol-4-phosphate 5-kinase its3, whose amino-acid sequence is MGSLGQLDSDFCFPPEQGELDRYESSLSSSESGDSDEEELDLNLYFERSPAVIRALEKFDQFMAENPNHKFSHRPARLSAFDYHQDFIPSHCPVDSDVTVESIETLDISEDCDDFNLENKPIDIEEDGDDTASIYSDDFESDEDECPHWPVYSVSDYIDLINPDGGNPYEISTELLDTSEAVIESSDVEPTTSGDDTLVDSTDDELPAPSFETTSSGISVLEKLAKFERSYRDIVARIPYPANQAFARTDSAVDNLVSKVTSIEKTCQALDAEEPHAESLVEAGKPLSWPEDDTSYFVPDIIENLDIPIIDVTDDKGSFLKQKLKSKVSSLKRKFAIHKRAPISKSALMFKGIQTAIYANPRLIDPEVTLPYVMMGLKKYRLGDGSIIDVHSPLVYDNIRTLCGISHRELLNSFMDSDLVNSHSYGGRLVTPDAKYIIKTIQCKEHKLMGSYEFLDEYYYRVKENPTTQLPFYLGHYTIHIDGKETHFVIMKNMDHLNPNGSISVERDERDKFMTQLRKDVDLLKKHGITNYSLMVGLECDPHTGEQRPVTEELVEGEPVVAVESRQIQSCNNQHRSRSQCGSG
- the ACK1 gene encoding Ack1p (Protein that functions in the cell wall integrity pathway; functions upstream of Pkc1p; GFP-fusion protein expression is induced in response to the DNA-damaging agent MMS; non-tagged Ack1p is detected in purified mitochondria; GO_component: GO:0005739 - mitochondrion [Evidence IDA] [PMID 14576278]; GO_component: GO:0005739 - mitochondrion [Evidence IDA] [PMID 16823961]; GO_function: GO:0003674 - molecular_function [Evidence ND]; GO_process: GO:0031505 - fungal-type cell wall organization [Evidence IMP] [PMID 18806213]; GO_process: GO:0009967 - positive regulation of signal transduction [Evidence IMP] [PMID 18806213]), translated to MSHYHPQYPPQPQAQAQALQSHGGARQGSARPPNINTGYYPPQPGYGGQQHPHPSQPHQHQHHQPQQQPQPGYSGSGNGAYPPIKGSGATGAVGMGGGGAYPTNPPLKSPTEVPLKSPIGGFPGRPSGSPHSQGHASQGYRQPAPANSHGQTSNSHWRPPQPGYGASPQGYPQNGQYGQQGYPTSQGSRNQIPHASSSQQLEFPPPRRPQIQKSHSSHGLGTHASSSQPQGYPQAQQGYQYQQAPKSQAPTSQPYPGQQPRQGHQSPQRQGQPQGHSQGHPQSHPQYDQQPAPQQDYQNGQYQQTQYEKGYSQPPQGQYSQYPQGQSQPAPAQYNQQPHAAPPPQTQQQRPNSGSRQPTSASNGYRGEPNMIPGSMGPGPGPYGRSQTSNPSGGRYSASQPELSDRRMNPPVAANPHYSPDTSHSSLVSPQRSASPAGGYARPGPQPRHRSAGGPSGHPNGPGVGSSGVHDGPGGRSYSTPAVHSPYNQGYNDYPSESYQNEAYPVEATNIQRNQVEYSQPPVDERSLKSPTSPTFYQAPGNKAANISTNKIPPASTIGISPISPLAAEYRKELPESPIQLYDDGDMYSSIHTPPPPSDNDPSSPFAARAIADTDTSSPAETADVLNMYLEDENSYLPGNSQDPARSQARGYQGSDQSVPPMVPPHQTPVTRQPKQPQGQSQRNMNGVNSNVRPPPVTVASQHSTQRAVTDAGAHQHQYSSSSHHSSGSSTGQAESSKPPPVRQYGTQPAVDPLNEVPPNAKPKVLTVEEFERIRKLAKLHNNDPALQLEFAKKLVEASQKLTREYSDSNTVAKPNTRVDSKTERRNRENWMNQAYKIVKKLSGNPYADAVFYLASNYSSGGLGLETDHEKAYELYMKAAKLEQAEAAYRVAVCNEIGAGTKRDPVKAVMWYKKAAQMGDVSAMYKLGMISLNGLLGQSKSLMEAVTWLQRAADKADAENPHAVHELGLLYERADSYINDSMNDLGTSTMLLKDDHKAFELFVKAAKLGYPPSQFRLGCCYEYGTLGCPIDPKRSIAWYSRAAEKGEPESELALSGWYLTGSEGILQQSDTEAYLWARKAAEKGLAKAEYALGYFSEVGIGVKVDRDEAKKWYYKAAAQKHPKALSKIQELR